The following are from one region of the Mixophyes fleayi isolate aMixFle1 chromosome 7, aMixFle1.hap1, whole genome shotgun sequence genome:
- the SLX4 gene encoding structure-specific endonuclease subunit SLX4 isoform X1 — MVESDDEFTDLCSKLLKRVKKNKPSEGQNIPKTSTAARSKLKKLKPSKKQTCNGDSKEAEQTSSKEAEQTSKARHGNPGDSDGTERRCAVQTSKAGPGPDKPSDGTERRCAVQTSKAGPEPDKPSDGTENRFAVQTSNARPWPEKPSDGTERRCTVQTSKAGPGPEKLSDGTKRRRTVQTSKAGPGSEKLSDGTERRCAVQTSKAGPGSEKLSDGTERRCAVQTSKAEPGSEKLSNGTQRSCAVLTHLSNVHIEKDGNEAECQAETARHLDQLSVKHLILERMQQFKRASPKRMKLDSTEVYGAHVDSSEALHTDVALAMALQMDVKEQPVSLEDEGLFFCQLCQKDLTAMNSALREQHVNRCLDQDESIGGSSLAPTVPSCPLCGKPFNTEKSRASHLKRCAAKLNVPAQTLLQAVQRQASETVPPRVAHVKRKGIPKQKEPAKKRKMTQMGAEVDDLLVAMALSRSMQEDNAEPNAVRARPLPAIQPPEKKSRRKQKEKPTPLLLVQAPEEAVLKLQKRMSTLLTEELKEKSILALPLSRFWSMEVEEWDTWSMRGGKDCAFWEFSNMMENRDALSYYTAELNPPITPWNPPSKKLLSSQPREVTTALTSGSSQSQGPVNKDLHPGIPCEDQTTPSDSQKALLDLVELAGEGMTLTQWNYGASSTSDRTGRESPVIITPSGFIPSQEKENNNQIQAPYMAPLVALASDFMEMVNNPHLSDAQLQTDCGEVLNVHMLVLYARCPLLVEAVHSEGFWVHEASMGRVRRLLLNDVSAEAALSFIRFLYSANTAIPSHCLSHVCELARRFGVKSLIDICEQLVGEPQSAETPVTTEEDGDTGGERAETFQELLKSMWLDECEDLFTDQEAEGLPEEEHLDDGGVGEGELEEIYEFAATQRKMPVEQEKEVGSSSEQEEHRDKDSEDSSPEVRNHVVGRREQIIDAVKQRSTKCHIQTSVINTTPHKVSPAQKAVMCSPVGKSPARFKSNSLESSPSFSPLASPAQLKTPPNPTCSVSPIQSPSRFSVPAASPARRLFNNYLAKHSQSPLATPEKCALSVVHTVPLISPSRSEGPEGDVFAQRSPPPLDDSYDRMFSETCGEYVEPSGTCESRSHVNPASPQDQTSVLTSSPSAKSCPTLPELGSSPNNQPRTSSFLEISSYSVVEHGMSPPSRLQDSHHIAPIHESSSKPTSSPKALCQDIILILSSDEETESSTQDIAQNHTSVMSKSIKESPISFSIRKSNENLSRLEMSSSSENSWLVPATPMPNLTESRISQLQTSHFPLLPQTSLQTLCLPQSPRASKTCDQSVSHPSFVDPSQTHSVCPPLFSPKTSFILNQSLCSHITEKHGKLHEVCSSSASKDLSSPPTSFASSTVFEVVDSEDEGPVPEGPEPEPQADTSGCSFHIDYDEPPIHIEDLWSDMQETPTRPYSSPKRNIPSHIYETPSKPSEIKSSGTLLKGNTEPSSSQESPDTTALHSNQVSYMNSKLWDEWGDEDPELPAVLPLSQRLNKVPDVQKELRTPVTIVRRRELAPKVPITPLPHYSDMDTPVLKKELNRFGVRALPKKQMVLKLKEIFSYTHQLMSSDSEDDVPPSQPHQRVHSSVAQQQPAPRKQRPGATAKAPSNAKRGKKVPPVSTAQEADTGEDQSLTASQESTTSSVAASDTSSLSHSSNTNEFETAFADEEDDEPVAASQVASKEALTAEAVRRFIESHPELHKRILLYQPLDLASLHAELKQSGIKVAAGKLLDFLDVHCVTFTTAAARKEKKSRGKRKAGKRH; from the exons ATGGTTGAATCAGATGATGAATTCACTGATCTATGCTCTAAGCTCTTGAAAAGGGTTAAGAAGAACAAGCCATCAGAGGGTCAGAACATCCCCAAAACCAGCACCGCAGCAAGAAGCAAGTTGAAAAAGCTCAAACCATCCAAGAAGCAGACATGCAATGGGGACAGCAAGGAAGCAGAGCAGACCAGCAGCAAGGAAGCAGAGCAGACCAGCAAAGCCAGACATGGGAACCCCGGTGATAGTGATGGAACAGAAAGGAGGTGTGCTGTGCAGACCAGCAAAGCAGGACCTGGGCCTGACAAACCAAGTGATGGAACAGAAAGGAGGTGTGCTGTGCAGACCAGCAAAGCAGGACCTGAGCCTGACAAACCAAGTGATGGAACAGAAAATAGGTTTGCTGTGCAGACCAGCAATGCAAGACCTTGGCCTGAGAAACCAAGTGACGGAACAGAAAGGAGGTGTACTGTGCAGACCAGCAAAGCAGGACCTGGGCCTGAGAAACTAAGTGACGGAACAAAAAGGAGGCGTACTGTGCAGACCAGCAAAGCAGGACCTGGGTCTGAGAAACTAAGTGATGGAACAGAAAGGAGGTGTGCTGTGCAGACCAGCAAAGCAGGACCTGGGTCTGAGAAACTAAGTGATGGAACAGAAAGGAGGTGTGCTGTGCAGACCAGCAAAGCTGAACCTGGGTCTGAGAAGCTAAGTAACGGAACACAAAGAAGTTGTGCTGTGCTGACCCACCTTTCAAATGTACACATAGAGAAAG ATGGCAACGAGGCAGAATGTCAGGCAGAAACAGCCAGACATCTGGACCAGCTGAGTGTAAAACATCTCATCTTGGAAAGGATGCAGCAGTTTAAGAGGGCGTCTCCCAAACGCATGAAGCTGGATTCCACCGAGGTCTATGGAGCACATG TAGACtcttctgaagctctccacacaGATGTGGCCCTGGCTATGGCCCTGCAGATGGACGTCAAGGAGCAGCCAGTTAGCCTGGAAGATGAAGGACTCTTTTTTTGCCAGCTGTGCCAGAAAGACTTGACGGCTATGAACAGCGCTCTGCGAGAGCAGCACGTAAACAG GTGCCTAGACCAGGATGAGAGCATAGGAGGTAGCTCATTAGCTCCCACGGTTCCCAGTTGTCCACTCTGCGGGAAACCATTTAACACAGAGAAGAGTCGCGCATCTCACCTAAAACGCTGTGCTGCCAAACTGAATGTCCCGGCACAGACTTTGCTACAGGCTGTCCAGAGGCAGGCGTCAGAGACGGTACCACCGCG GGTGGCCCATGTGAAGAGGAAGGGTATACCCAAGCAGAAGGAGCCcgccaagaaaaggaagatgacACAGATGGGTGCGGAGGTGGATGATTTGCTTGTTGCGATGGCGCTGTCACGGTCCATGCAGGAGGACAATGCTGAACCAAACGCTGTCCGTGCTCGGCCACTTCCAGCGATTCAACCACCAG aaaagaaaagtCGCCGGAAACAGAAGGAGAAACCTACGCCCCTGCTGCTGGTGCAGGCCCCGGAAGAGGCTGTGCTGAAGCTGCAGAAGAGGATGTCTACGCTGCTGACCGAGGAACTCAAAGAGAAAAGTATCCTTGCGCTGCCCCTCAGTCGCTTCTGGTCCATGGAGGTGGAAGAGTGGGACACCTGGAGCATGCGTGGGGGAAAGGACTGTGCGTTCTGGGAGTTCAGCAACATGATGGAGAACAGAGATGCTCTCAGCTACTACACAGCAGAGCTGAACCCCCCAATAACTCCGTGGAATCCACCCTCGAAG AAGCTGCTTAGTTCACAGCCGCGTGAAGTTACAACCGCCTTGACTTCTGGGAGTTCACAAAGCCAAGGTCCTGTTAACAAGGATCTCCATCCTGGGATTCCTTGTGAAGACCAAACGACACCGTCCGACAGCCAGAAGGCATTGCTGGACTTGGTGGAGTTGGCAGGAGAGGGGATGACGCTCACTCAGTGGAACTATGGAGCCAGCAGTACCAGTGACCGGACAG GCCGGGAGTCACCGGTCATCATTACACCTAGTGGGTTCATCCCATCACAAGAGAAGGAGAATAATAACCAGATTCAGGCCCCGTATATG GCCCCCCTTGTAGCTCTAGCATCAGATTTCATGGAGATGGTAAACAACCCCCATTTGAGTGACGCTCAGCTGCAGACTGACTGTGGTGAGGTGCTGAATGTACATATGTTAGTGTTATACGCACGCTGCCCCCTGCTTGTGGAAGCG GTGCACTCTGAAGGATTCTGGGTACATGAAGCCAGCATGGGGCGGGTGCGACGCCTTCTGCTTAATGACGTATCGGCCGAAGCTGCTCTCTCTTTTATCCGTTTTCTGTATTCCGCCAACACTGCCATCCCCAGCCACTGCCTGTCGCATGTTTGTGAGTTGGCTCGCAG GTTTGGGGTTAAAAGTCTCATAGACATCTGTGAACAGCTAGTTGGGGAGCCGCAGAGCGCAGAGACTCCGGTAACCACAGAAGAGGATGGCGATACTGGAGGAGAACGGGCAGAAACATTCCAAGAGTTGTTGAAATCAATGTGGTTGGATGAGTGTGAAGACCTCTTCACAGACCAGGAAGCAGAGGGACTTCCGGAGGAGGAACATCTGGATGATGGAGGTGTTGGAGAGGGGGAGTTGGAGGAGATCTATGAATTTGCCGCCACTCAGCGAAAAATGCCAGTAGAGCAAGAGAAAGAAGTTGGAAGTAGTAGTGAGCAGGAAGAGCATCGAGACAAGGACTCTGAAGACAGTTCTCCTGAAGTCAGAAACCATGTTGTAGGAAGAAGAGAACAAATTATTGATGCAGTGAAGCAGCGTTCTACAAAATGTCACATACAGACCTCTGTGATAAACACCACTCCGCATAAAGTATCTCCTGCCCAAAAAGCTGTGATGTGTTCTCCTGTTGGGAAATCTCCTGCTCGTTTTAAATCAAACAGCCTTGAATCGTCCCCTTCATTTTCACCTCTAGCTTCCCCTGCTCAGCTCAAAACCCCGCCAAACCCGACCTGCTCTGTGTCTCCCATTCAATCTCCTTCTAGATTTAGTGTTCCAGCTGCCTCTCCTGCCCGTCGACTCTTTAATAATTATCTTGCTAAGCACTCACAAAGCCCTTTGGCCACTCCTGAAAAATGTGCTCTCTCTGTAGTACATACCGTACCATTGATTTCACCCAGCAGGTCCGAAGGCCCTGAGGGTGATGTATTTGCTCAGCGCAGCCCTCCACCTCTTGATGACAGTTATGACCGCATGTTTTCAGAGACTTGTGGGGAATATGTGGAACCTTCAGGTACTTGTGAATCTAGATCTCATGTAAATCCAGCTAGCCCACAGGATCAGACATCTGTACTTACAAGTTCACCTTCTGCCAAGTCGTGTCCTACTCTTCCTGAACTCGGATCTTCACCTAACAACCAGCCACGAACCAGTTCATTTCTAGAGATCTCCTCTTACTCAGTGGTTGAACACGGAATGTCTCCACCCTCCCGTTTACAAGATTCTCATCATATTGCTCCTATCCATGAGTCTTCTAGCAAACCTACTTCTTCTCCCAAAGCCTTATGCCAAGACATCATATTGATCTTGTCATCTGATGAAGAGACAGAATCCAGTACACAAGATATAGCACAAAATCATACGTCTGTCATGTCCAAGAGCATTAAAGAGTCTCCCATTAGCTTCAGCATAAGGAAGAGCAACGAGAATCTTTCCCGCCTAGAAATGAGCAGCAGCTCAGAGAACTCTTGGTTGGTACCTGCCACGCCTATGCCCAATTTAACAGAATCACGAATTTCTCAACTGCAGACCTCACATTTCCCTCTGTTGCCTCAAACCTCACTACAGACCTTGTGCTTACCTCAGTCTCCTCGAGCCTCCAAGACCTGCGACCAATCTGTTTCTCATCCAAGCTTTGTTGACCCATCTCAGACACACTCGGTGTGCCCCCCGTTGTTCTCTCCTAAGacctcttttattttaaatcaatCCCTGTGTTCCCACATCACTGAAAAGCATGGAAAACTTCATGAAGTATGCTCTAGCAGTGCTAGTAAAGACCTTTCTTCACCGCCAACGTCTTTTGCTAGTAGCACTGTGTTTGAGGTTGTGGATAGCGAGGATGAAGGTCCTGTGCCAGAAGGTCCTGAGCCAGAGCCCCAGGCTGATACCAGTGGCTGTAGTTTCCATATAGACTATGATGAACCTCCCATTCATATAGAAGATTTGTGGTCCGACATGCAGGAGACACCAACAAGGCCTTATTCTTCCCCAAAGCGCAACATTCCATCACATATCTATGAAACCCCTTCTAAGCCATCTGAAATAAAGAGCAGTGGTACTTTACTGAAAGGAAACACAGAACCCTCCAGCAGTCAGGAATCTCCTGACACCACAGCCTTGCACAGTAACCAGGTGAGCTATATGAACTCCAAGCTGTGGGATGAATGGGGAGATGAAGACCCCGAGCTGCCTGCTGTCCTTCCTTTGTCTCAGCGATTGAATAAAGTTCCTGATGTACAGAAGGAGCTGAGGACCCCAG TTACCATAGTGCGTAGGAGAGAGCTTGCTCCTAAGGTCCCTATCACTCCGTTGCCTCATTATTCAGACATGGACACCCCGGTTCTGAAAAAGGAGTTGAACAG ATTTGGGGTGCGGGCTCTCCCTAAGAAGCAGATGGTGCTAAAGCTGAAAGAGATcttcagttacacacatcagctCATGAGCTCAGACTCTGAGGACGACGTTCCTCCATCTCAGCCCCATCAGAGAGTCCACAGCAGCGTAGCTCAGCAACAACCTGCTCCCAGGAAACAGAGACCCGGAGCCACCGCTAAGGCTCCCAGCAACGCTAAGAGAGGGAAGAAGGTGCCACCTGTGTCCACAGCACAGGAAGCAGACACAGGAGAAGATCAGTCATTGACAGCATCACAGGAGTCTACAACATCCTCTGTGGCAGCAAGTGACACCTCCTCCTTATCCCACAG TTCCAACACCAATGAGTTTGAAACCGCGTTTGCGGATGAAGAGGATGACGAGCCAGTGGCAGCCTCTCAAGTTGCCAGCAAAGAGGCTCTTACTGCAGAAGCAGTGAGACGGTTCATAGAGAGCCACCCCGAGCTCCACAAGCGGATCTTGCTCTATCAGCCGCTTGACCTGGCCTCACTCCACGCGGAGCTTAAGCAGAGCGGGATCAAGGTGGCCGCTGGGAAGTTGTTGGACTTCCTAGATGTACACTGCGTGACCTTCACCACCGCCGCCGCCCGCAAGGAGAAGAAGAGCCGCGGAAAGAGGAAAGCAGGGAAGCGACACTGA
- the SLX4 gene encoding structure-specific endonuclease subunit SLX4 isoform X2 yields MVESDDEFTDLCSKLLKRVKKNKPSEGQNIPKTSTAARSKLKKLKPSKKQTCNGDSKEAEQTSSKEAEQTSKARHGNPGDSDGTERRCAVQTSKAGPGPDKPSDGTERRCAVQTSKAGPEPDKPSDGTENRFAVQTSNARPWPEKPSDGTERRCTVQTSKAGPGPEKLSDGTKRRRTVQTSKAGPGSEKLSDGTERRCAVQTSKAGPGSEKLSDGTERRCAVQTSKAEPGSEKLSNGTQRSCAVLTHLSNVHIEKDGNEAECQAETARHLDQLSVKHLILERMQQFKRASPKRMKLDSTEVYGAHDSSEALHTDVALAMALQMDVKEQPVSLEDEGLFFCQLCQKDLTAMNSALREQHVNRCLDQDESIGGSSLAPTVPSCPLCGKPFNTEKSRASHLKRCAAKLNVPAQTLLQAVQRQASETVPPRVAHVKRKGIPKQKEPAKKRKMTQMGAEVDDLLVAMALSRSMQEDNAEPNAVRARPLPAIQPPEKKSRRKQKEKPTPLLLVQAPEEAVLKLQKRMSTLLTEELKEKSILALPLSRFWSMEVEEWDTWSMRGGKDCAFWEFSNMMENRDALSYYTAELNPPITPWNPPSKKLLSSQPREVTTALTSGSSQSQGPVNKDLHPGIPCEDQTTPSDSQKALLDLVELAGEGMTLTQWNYGASSTSDRTGRESPVIITPSGFIPSQEKENNNQIQAPYMAPLVALASDFMEMVNNPHLSDAQLQTDCGEVLNVHMLVLYARCPLLVEAVHSEGFWVHEASMGRVRRLLLNDVSAEAALSFIRFLYSANTAIPSHCLSHVCELARRFGVKSLIDICEQLVGEPQSAETPVTTEEDGDTGGERAETFQELLKSMWLDECEDLFTDQEAEGLPEEEHLDDGGVGEGELEEIYEFAATQRKMPVEQEKEVGSSSEQEEHRDKDSEDSSPEVRNHVVGRREQIIDAVKQRSTKCHIQTSVINTTPHKVSPAQKAVMCSPVGKSPARFKSNSLESSPSFSPLASPAQLKTPPNPTCSVSPIQSPSRFSVPAASPARRLFNNYLAKHSQSPLATPEKCALSVVHTVPLISPSRSEGPEGDVFAQRSPPPLDDSYDRMFSETCGEYVEPSGTCESRSHVNPASPQDQTSVLTSSPSAKSCPTLPELGSSPNNQPRTSSFLEISSYSVVEHGMSPPSRLQDSHHIAPIHESSSKPTSSPKALCQDIILILSSDEETESSTQDIAQNHTSVMSKSIKESPISFSIRKSNENLSRLEMSSSSENSWLVPATPMPNLTESRISQLQTSHFPLLPQTSLQTLCLPQSPRASKTCDQSVSHPSFVDPSQTHSVCPPLFSPKTSFILNQSLCSHITEKHGKLHEVCSSSASKDLSSPPTSFASSTVFEVVDSEDEGPVPEGPEPEPQADTSGCSFHIDYDEPPIHIEDLWSDMQETPTRPYSSPKRNIPSHIYETPSKPSEIKSSGTLLKGNTEPSSSQESPDTTALHSNQVSYMNSKLWDEWGDEDPELPAVLPLSQRLNKVPDVQKELRTPVTIVRRRELAPKVPITPLPHYSDMDTPVLKKELNRFGVRALPKKQMVLKLKEIFSYTHQLMSSDSEDDVPPSQPHQRVHSSVAQQQPAPRKQRPGATAKAPSNAKRGKKVPPVSTAQEADTGEDQSLTASQESTTSSVAASDTSSLSHSSNTNEFETAFADEEDDEPVAASQVASKEALTAEAVRRFIESHPELHKRILLYQPLDLASLHAELKQSGIKVAAGKLLDFLDVHCVTFTTAAARKEKKSRGKRKAGKRH; encoded by the exons ATGGTTGAATCAGATGATGAATTCACTGATCTATGCTCTAAGCTCTTGAAAAGGGTTAAGAAGAACAAGCCATCAGAGGGTCAGAACATCCCCAAAACCAGCACCGCAGCAAGAAGCAAGTTGAAAAAGCTCAAACCATCCAAGAAGCAGACATGCAATGGGGACAGCAAGGAAGCAGAGCAGACCAGCAGCAAGGAAGCAGAGCAGACCAGCAAAGCCAGACATGGGAACCCCGGTGATAGTGATGGAACAGAAAGGAGGTGTGCTGTGCAGACCAGCAAAGCAGGACCTGGGCCTGACAAACCAAGTGATGGAACAGAAAGGAGGTGTGCTGTGCAGACCAGCAAAGCAGGACCTGAGCCTGACAAACCAAGTGATGGAACAGAAAATAGGTTTGCTGTGCAGACCAGCAATGCAAGACCTTGGCCTGAGAAACCAAGTGACGGAACAGAAAGGAGGTGTACTGTGCAGACCAGCAAAGCAGGACCTGGGCCTGAGAAACTAAGTGACGGAACAAAAAGGAGGCGTACTGTGCAGACCAGCAAAGCAGGACCTGGGTCTGAGAAACTAAGTGATGGAACAGAAAGGAGGTGTGCTGTGCAGACCAGCAAAGCAGGACCTGGGTCTGAGAAACTAAGTGATGGAACAGAAAGGAGGTGTGCTGTGCAGACCAGCAAAGCTGAACCTGGGTCTGAGAAGCTAAGTAACGGAACACAAAGAAGTTGTGCTGTGCTGACCCACCTTTCAAATGTACACATAGAGAAAG ATGGCAACGAGGCAGAATGTCAGGCAGAAACAGCCAGACATCTGGACCAGCTGAGTGTAAAACATCTCATCTTGGAAAGGATGCAGCAGTTTAAGAGGGCGTCTCCCAAACGCATGAAGCTGGATTCCACCGAGGTCTATGGAGCACATG ACtcttctgaagctctccacacaGATGTGGCCCTGGCTATGGCCCTGCAGATGGACGTCAAGGAGCAGCCAGTTAGCCTGGAAGATGAAGGACTCTTTTTTTGCCAGCTGTGCCAGAAAGACTTGACGGCTATGAACAGCGCTCTGCGAGAGCAGCACGTAAACAG GTGCCTAGACCAGGATGAGAGCATAGGAGGTAGCTCATTAGCTCCCACGGTTCCCAGTTGTCCACTCTGCGGGAAACCATTTAACACAGAGAAGAGTCGCGCATCTCACCTAAAACGCTGTGCTGCCAAACTGAATGTCCCGGCACAGACTTTGCTACAGGCTGTCCAGAGGCAGGCGTCAGAGACGGTACCACCGCG GGTGGCCCATGTGAAGAGGAAGGGTATACCCAAGCAGAAGGAGCCcgccaagaaaaggaagatgacACAGATGGGTGCGGAGGTGGATGATTTGCTTGTTGCGATGGCGCTGTCACGGTCCATGCAGGAGGACAATGCTGAACCAAACGCTGTCCGTGCTCGGCCACTTCCAGCGATTCAACCACCAG aaaagaaaagtCGCCGGAAACAGAAGGAGAAACCTACGCCCCTGCTGCTGGTGCAGGCCCCGGAAGAGGCTGTGCTGAAGCTGCAGAAGAGGATGTCTACGCTGCTGACCGAGGAACTCAAAGAGAAAAGTATCCTTGCGCTGCCCCTCAGTCGCTTCTGGTCCATGGAGGTGGAAGAGTGGGACACCTGGAGCATGCGTGGGGGAAAGGACTGTGCGTTCTGGGAGTTCAGCAACATGATGGAGAACAGAGATGCTCTCAGCTACTACACAGCAGAGCTGAACCCCCCAATAACTCCGTGGAATCCACCCTCGAAG AAGCTGCTTAGTTCACAGCCGCGTGAAGTTACAACCGCCTTGACTTCTGGGAGTTCACAAAGCCAAGGTCCTGTTAACAAGGATCTCCATCCTGGGATTCCTTGTGAAGACCAAACGACACCGTCCGACAGCCAGAAGGCATTGCTGGACTTGGTGGAGTTGGCAGGAGAGGGGATGACGCTCACTCAGTGGAACTATGGAGCCAGCAGTACCAGTGACCGGACAG GCCGGGAGTCACCGGTCATCATTACACCTAGTGGGTTCATCCCATCACAAGAGAAGGAGAATAATAACCAGATTCAGGCCCCGTATATG GCCCCCCTTGTAGCTCTAGCATCAGATTTCATGGAGATGGTAAACAACCCCCATTTGAGTGACGCTCAGCTGCAGACTGACTGTGGTGAGGTGCTGAATGTACATATGTTAGTGTTATACGCACGCTGCCCCCTGCTTGTGGAAGCG GTGCACTCTGAAGGATTCTGGGTACATGAAGCCAGCATGGGGCGGGTGCGACGCCTTCTGCTTAATGACGTATCGGCCGAAGCTGCTCTCTCTTTTATCCGTTTTCTGTATTCCGCCAACACTGCCATCCCCAGCCACTGCCTGTCGCATGTTTGTGAGTTGGCTCGCAG GTTTGGGGTTAAAAGTCTCATAGACATCTGTGAACAGCTAGTTGGGGAGCCGCAGAGCGCAGAGACTCCGGTAACCACAGAAGAGGATGGCGATACTGGAGGAGAACGGGCAGAAACATTCCAAGAGTTGTTGAAATCAATGTGGTTGGATGAGTGTGAAGACCTCTTCACAGACCAGGAAGCAGAGGGACTTCCGGAGGAGGAACATCTGGATGATGGAGGTGTTGGAGAGGGGGAGTTGGAGGAGATCTATGAATTTGCCGCCACTCAGCGAAAAATGCCAGTAGAGCAAGAGAAAGAAGTTGGAAGTAGTAGTGAGCAGGAAGAGCATCGAGACAAGGACTCTGAAGACAGTTCTCCTGAAGTCAGAAACCATGTTGTAGGAAGAAGAGAACAAATTATTGATGCAGTGAAGCAGCGTTCTACAAAATGTCACATACAGACCTCTGTGATAAACACCACTCCGCATAAAGTATCTCCTGCCCAAAAAGCTGTGATGTGTTCTCCTGTTGGGAAATCTCCTGCTCGTTTTAAATCAAACAGCCTTGAATCGTCCCCTTCATTTTCACCTCTAGCTTCCCCTGCTCAGCTCAAAACCCCGCCAAACCCGACCTGCTCTGTGTCTCCCATTCAATCTCCTTCTAGATTTAGTGTTCCAGCTGCCTCTCCTGCCCGTCGACTCTTTAATAATTATCTTGCTAAGCACTCACAAAGCCCTTTGGCCACTCCTGAAAAATGTGCTCTCTCTGTAGTACATACCGTACCATTGATTTCACCCAGCAGGTCCGAAGGCCCTGAGGGTGATGTATTTGCTCAGCGCAGCCCTCCACCTCTTGATGACAGTTATGACCGCATGTTTTCAGAGACTTGTGGGGAATATGTGGAACCTTCAGGTACTTGTGAATCTAGATCTCATGTAAATCCAGCTAGCCCACAGGATCAGACATCTGTACTTACAAGTTCACCTTCTGCCAAGTCGTGTCCTACTCTTCCTGAACTCGGATCTTCACCTAACAACCAGCCACGAACCAGTTCATTTCTAGAGATCTCCTCTTACTCAGTGGTTGAACACGGAATGTCTCCACCCTCCCGTTTACAAGATTCTCATCATATTGCTCCTATCCATGAGTCTTCTAGCAAACCTACTTCTTCTCCCAAAGCCTTATGCCAAGACATCATATTGATCTTGTCATCTGATGAAGAGACAGAATCCAGTACACAAGATATAGCACAAAATCATACGTCTGTCATGTCCAAGAGCATTAAAGAGTCTCCCATTAGCTTCAGCATAAGGAAGAGCAACGAGAATCTTTCCCGCCTAGAAATGAGCAGCAGCTCAGAGAACTCTTGGTTGGTACCTGCCACGCCTATGCCCAATTTAACAGAATCACGAATTTCTCAACTGCAGACCTCACATTTCCCTCTGTTGCCTCAAACCTCACTACAGACCTTGTGCTTACCTCAGTCTCCTCGAGCCTCCAAGACCTGCGACCAATCTGTTTCTCATCCAAGCTTTGTTGACCCATCTCAGACACACTCGGTGTGCCCCCCGTTGTTCTCTCCTAAGacctcttttattttaaatcaatCCCTGTGTTCCCACATCACTGAAAAGCATGGAAAACTTCATGAAGTATGCTCTAGCAGTGCTAGTAAAGACCTTTCTTCACCGCCAACGTCTTTTGCTAGTAGCACTGTGTTTGAGGTTGTGGATAGCGAGGATGAAGGTCCTGTGCCAGAAGGTCCTGAGCCAGAGCCCCAGGCTGATACCAGTGGCTGTAGTTTCCATATAGACTATGATGAACCTCCCATTCATATAGAAGATTTGTGGTCCGACATGCAGGAGACACCAACAAGGCCTTATTCTTCCCCAAAGCGCAACATTCCATCACATATCTATGAAACCCCTTCTAAGCCATCTGAAATAAAGAGCAGTGGTACTTTACTGAAAGGAAACACAGAACCCTCCAGCAGTCAGGAATCTCCTGACACCACAGCCTTGCACAGTAACCAGGTGAGCTATATGAACTCCAAGCTGTGGGATGAATGGGGAGATGAAGACCCCGAGCTGCCTGCTGTCCTTCCTTTGTCTCAGCGATTGAATAAAGTTCCTGATGTACAGAAGGAGCTGAGGACCCCAG TTACCATAGTGCGTAGGAGAGAGCTTGCTCCTAAGGTCCCTATCACTCCGTTGCCTCATTATTCAGACATGGACACCCCGGTTCTGAAAAAGGAGTTGAACAG ATTTGGGGTGCGGGCTCTCCCTAAGAAGCAGATGGTGCTAAAGCTGAAAGAGATcttcagttacacacatcagctCATGAGCTCAGACTCTGAGGACGACGTTCCTCCATCTCAGCCCCATCAGAGAGTCCACAGCAGCGTAGCTCAGCAACAACCTGCTCCCAGGAAACAGAGACCCGGAGCCACCGCTAAGGCTCCCAGCAACGCTAAGAGAGGGAAGAAGGTGCCACCTGTGTCCACAGCACAGGAAGCAGACACAGGAGAAGATCAGTCATTGACAGCATCACAGGAGTCTACAACATCCTCTGTGGCAGCAAGTGACACCTCCTCCTTATCCCACAG TTCCAACACCAATGAGTTTGAAACCGCGTTTGCGGATGAAGAGGATGACGAGCCAGTGGCAGCCTCTCAAGTTGCCAGCAAAGAGGCTCTTACTGCAGAAGCAGTGAGACGGTTCATAGAGAGCCACCCCGAGCTCCACAAGCGGATCTTGCTCTATCAGCCGCTTGACCTGGCCTCACTCCACGCGGAGCTTAAGCAGAGCGGGATCAAGGTGGCCGCTGGGAAGTTGTTGGACTTCCTAGATGTACACTGCGTGACCTTCACCACCGCCGCCGCCCGCAAGGAGAAGAAGAGCCGCGGAAAGAGGAAAGCAGGGAAGCGACACTGA